The sequence GTGTCAAAGAGGTATTAGAACACCTCTCACACCGCTATCGTATGGGTATCGTCACCTCAGCTCTACGATGCGATTTCGAACTCATCCACGCCTCACGGGGGATTGTTGATTATATGGATTTCGTCCTTTGTAGCGGGGAATATCCTCGTGCCAAACCCTACCCCGATCCATACCTAATGGGATTAGAGCGACTGGGAGGCGAGAAACACGAGACAATCATCATCGAGGATTCAGAACGTGGTCTACGCTCGGCAGTTGCCTCAGGGATAGAGTGTGTCATCGTCCACAACCGCTTTACCGAAAATCACGATTTCACCAAAGCAACTTATCGGATTAAAACACTCGATGAATTACTAACACTACTCACATAAAAGGGATACAAATGGACGGCAAAGAACGAAAAAATATCATGTCAGGCAAACGGGTGAGCATCGTCCTCAAAGAAGATCAAAGTACGGGGAGATTGACCGAGGGGGTTGTTCGTGACATCCTCACCAAATCACCGAGCCATCCGCATGGGATAAAAGTACGGTTGATGAGCGGGGAAGTGGGACGAGTTAAAGAGGTGTTTTGAATATATCTATCTATGTGAATAAATATAAAACATTACTGCATAGAATAATAATGTCGAACAAAAAACAAAAAATACAAATATCGTCATTCTTAGTAAGACACAGTTAATACATTTTTCTCGTGTTTTAAGAATAAAACATTTTTGAGATAGCATCGCAATAATATAAATCTGAAAAAATATTCCAAACGATAATCCAAAAAGATAAATATTTCCACTCCCAAATAAATAAACAAAGCCCTTGCTTACAATCCAAGCACCCGGTAAAAATGGAAAAGTAACAAAATTTCCGATTGTGGCAATCATACCACCAAATAAATATGTCACAGGAAATAAAAAAGAGTAAACTAATGCCCACAAAACGATTTTTTTGGGTAATCCTATCGAATTAATGCTGTCTTGTATGTACATTTTCAACTCTTTCTGAACTGTCCAAATGAATTATAATACTATTATAATCAGCCATACTGCAAAAACCCAAAGAATAATCCATCTCATATTTCATATCATTTTGACTGATTCCATCAGGCTCACCTAATAGATTGATTACTTCTTGTTTCGTCATATCTTGAGTAATCAAACGATTACTCAGATCATTTGCTAATGCACCTCTATAACAGGTAGAATCCATTTCATTCGATACTTTTACAAACCAAATATCAGGGTCAAACCGTTCTATTCCTTGATATCCAATAATCATAAAATGATTCAATATAGAAATAAAAAAAATCAAAACTATATAGCCAAACTTCAAAATCAAAACCTAAAATATTATTTATTAAATAATATCATTTTTTGATTATCATATAGATAAAGCAATAATATCCACCACTTTTCCCTTACTATTCCCCTTCACATACTCCACAATCATCCCATGAAACCGTGCAAACACTACGAGAAACCGAGACATCTTGACAAATCATGATATTATCATTATAGTATCTATATGAAATCGTTAAAATTTGAATGGGACGATACAAAAGCATCGTCAAATATCACCAAACACGGCGTATCGTTTGAAGAAGCCAAAACGGTATTTGATGATGATTTTGCCCGTATGATTCCCGATCCCGATCACTCGGAACAAGAAGAACGATTTATCCTGTTGGGGATGAGCTATACGCTGAAAATTTTAGCGGTAGTCCATTGTTACAAAGATCAAGAGGGGATAATTCGGATCATCTCCGCCCGACGATCCACCAAAAACGAAGAACGCCAATACAAGGAGCTATTACCATGAGAGAAGAATACGATTTTTCACAATCCGTCCAAAATCCCTATGCCAAAACGGCAAAAAAACAGATTTCACTCAATGTAGAAGTGGACACAATAGAATATTTCAAACAACTCGCCCTCAAAACGGGATTGCCGTATCAAACGCTGATGAATTCGTATCTCACCGACTGTGCCATCCGACACGTCGAACCGCAGGTTAAATGGTCGAGTTAATCCTCTCGACATTCACCACTTTCCCCTTACTATTCCCCTTCACATACTCCACAATCATCCCATGAAACCGCGCAAATGTCTGTTGCAGGGTTGATGCATCGAAGTGCTCACGAATCCCCGCTTCACACCATTCCTGAAGCTCATCATACCCCTCGAACTCATACCCGAATGCTCGCAGCAGTCGTGCGGTGTAACTGTCTACTACCATCGCATCTCGCAAGCACGCATAACACAGTATCGCATCGGCACTCTCTGGACCGATCCCCTTTTGCGCCAATAACCATTCTCGATCAACCTCTAAAGCGAACGCTTCAAACGAACCGAAACTTTCCGTAATGGCGTTACAGAGTAAAATGATATTTTTGGCTTTTGCTTTTATCAGTCCGCTGGGGCGAATTAGCTCCATCAGCGTTTCGGGGTCTATGTGGCACAGTGCTTCTAAGCTAAGGTATCCTGAGTGTGAGAGGTTCTCTAACGAGGTAACGACTCTGCTCCATTGGGTGTTTTGGGTCAATATCGCACCCACGACCACTTCAAAAGTGCCGTGTTTCGGCCACCAAAGAGGTTGTGTGTTTTCGAGGAGGTTGAGGCGCTCTAGGGCGGTGTAGAGTTCATAGGAGTCGGTTAAATGCACATGTATCCTTTGTAGCTGGATTTACCCACAGGGGGCACAATGCCTGCCTTCGCGGGAATGACGGGATTCGTCATCCTCGGGCTTGACCCGGGGATCCATCCCCTATTGAACAACTGGATTCCCGATCAAGTCGGGAATGACGATGGTTATTCTTCCACCCACGCATCGGTTCGAAATACACGCCCGTCATCGAAGATTTTGAGTTTAAATGCTTCGGTGCATTTTCCCTCTTCGAGTGTCATGATAGCGATTTGGAGGATTTTACGGCACTTCTCAGGGACTTCGAACCGTCCCGATACTCCCGTCAAAAATCGCTCCATCGGAACGGATGCTTCCATTCCGATAACGTTGTCACGGCAACCCGTCAGTCCGATATCAGTCATGTATGCCGTACCGCGCGCGATCTGGAAATCATCGCTCCCCACATGGGTATGGGTTCCGATGATGCCGCTCACTTGGGATTGTAACATCATCAGCATCGCCCGTTTTTCACTCGAAGCCTCAGCGTGAAAATCGATAAAGATATGCTCTATTCCCTCATTTTTGAGACTCGCCACAGTGTCGCGGGCGCACCTGAAGGCGTTATCGACGTAGGGCATACCGTAATGCCCCATGATATTGAGGATGGCAAGCTTCTCTCCCGCGACCTCAAACACTCGACACCCCGTCCCTTTTACCCCCGCAGGGTAATTGTGAGGACGGAGCATCGGGAGCGATTCGAGGAGTGGGAGGACATCTTTTTTATCCCACGTATGGTTTCCGCCACTCATCACATCGATCCCCGCGCTTAATAACTCTTGGGCATTTTTGAGGGTGATTCCAAAACCGTGAGAGGCGTTTTCGTAGTTCGCGATTACAAAATCAAGAGAATATTGGCTCCGAAGCTTTTTCAAATGCTCTTTTATCATACTCCGACCCGGACGACCGACAACGTCCCCTATAAATGCTATTTTCACGCTCGAACCCTATTGTTTAATTCCTGAAAGTGTATCATTAGATATGTTAAAGTACATCAACGGTTATAATCCCACCATCAAAGCGCAAATAGAAGCACTCATCCATCAAAACAAGCTGGGGGAGTATTTACTCAACAAATACCCCGACACCCACACCTATACCACCGATAAAAGTCTCTATGAGTATGTGATGGAGATAAAAAATACCCATCTACGCAACGCATCGCCTATCTCCAAAGTGCTCTATGATACCAAAATACGGGATTTGCAATCGGCTCTTGGGACGCACACCTTCGTCTCGCGGGTACAAGGGGGAAAACTCAAAGCGAAAAATGAGATTCGGATTTCAAACCTTTTTAAAAATGCCCCCGAACCTTTTTTGCGGATGATCGTCACCCATGAACTCGCCCATCTCAAAGAGAAAGAGCACAACAAAGCGTTTTATAAACTCTGCACCCATATCCTCCCCGCCTATCATCAACTGGAGTTTGATGTGCGGTTGTATTTGACACAGCTCGATTCTCACGGGGATATTTATTAACAGAATTATAATGAACCCTTATTTAGGTATGATTTTTGCTTATTGTTTTTGTGCTAAAAACACACATGTTCACAGGAGGTACAAATGACAATCAATAGCAACTCTATGATGGCATCCCAAATGTATGCCAACAGAAATGTTCAAGCCCAAAGCGGTGCTAGCGGTTATGCGTCACAAGGTACGGATGCGACTTTAAGTTTCGATGCAATTGCTCAACAACTTATGTCGACTTTAGATACTAACAAAAACGGAACAATCGATAAAACAGAATTTTCTCAAGCAGCGCAAGCATTAGCTCAAAATTCTACTGCCAACACTAACAACGTAGATAGTGCTTTTGGAAAACTCGATAAAAATGGTGATAGCAGTATCAGCGCTGATGAATTGATGAATGCTCTCAAACAAACACTCAACGAAACACAAAAGAAACATCATCACCAAGCAAGTACCACAAATACAACTTCTCCAGCAACTTCATCTAACGAATCAGCAACCTCTGCTTCCACCAATGATATGCAAAAAGTTTTATTTAACAAAATAATGGCAGCCTATAGCAGTACACCAACTGTTTCCGGTTCGACGACCAATCTCACAGCATAAAGAGTGTGCGTTGTATTTGTATACTTTTAACGCATTTACAACGCCTTGTGAGCTGCATATTGACGCTCAAAATCAGTCAATTGCAGATGAGATTGCCCAAAACATTATCCATAAGACGAAAGAGTTAGAGTTTCGCTTTAGCTATTTTCGAGAAGATTCTGAACTCTATCTCCTCAATCATCGCACTTACAATACCCACAACATCAGTGATGAACTTGCTCAATTTATACAAATATCTCTCTTTTATACCACGATGACTCAAGGTGCTTTTGACATTGCTTTGGCGGGAACCCTTAAAGAGATTTCCAAAGCACCTACATGGGGGGATTATCAGCTACGTAAACAGGAATTAGCCCCATATGCCTCTTCACACCATCTCGAACTCGATGGCAATACCCTCACCTTTTCCAACAGTGTGACGAAGATTGATTTAGGTGGGTTGGTAAAAGAGTATGCCGTAGATCAAGCCGTTTTGTATCTTCAATCGATGGGGGTAACGTCTGCTTTGGTGAATTTCGGGGGAGATTTAGCCGCTTTCGGAGAGTGTCATAACCTCCCATGGAGAGTCGGTATCCAAAATCCTGATGCGTCTCATGAAAATCTACGTGAAATAGAACTTCACAATGCTTCCTTATGCACATCGGGTCATTCCAAACGTTTTAGTGAGATTGAGGCACAAAAGGTTAGCCATATCATACGCTCAAACGCGGTAGAGGAAAAATATACACAAGTAAGTATTATGGCACCGACAACCATCGATGCAGGTATTTGGAGTACGGCATTACTTGTCAATCCTCAACTCGCACTACCCTCGCATGTTCAACTTGTTCATGCACTCTAGAAACAATAGCGTTAGTTTTTTACCAACTCTACCAATGTCTCAAAATGAGCCGTATGGGGAAACATATCAAACAGTTGAACCCGATTTACACGGTATCCACTGAGATTTTCAAGATCTTTTGCCAAACTCTGCGCGTTACAGCTCGAATAGAGGATTCGCTCACTTCCGACACGTTCCAACCATTTGCACAACTGCTCACCCAATCCGCGCCTTGGAGGATTGACGATAATCACGTCGGCACGTTCCCCTGATTCGGCACCGAAACTCGCTGCATCCAATGCTTTGAATGTCAGATTCTCAAATCCAATCCGTTTAGCGGATTCTTGAGCACACGCTATTGCTTCAGCCTCTATCTCGATTCCCACAATATGGCGCTCAGGTGTGGCACAATGCAGAGCAAATCCCCCTACCCCGCAAAAGAGATCCCAGATTATTTTCGGCTTCGATTCACCTGCCCACTCTGATGCTGTTTTATAGAGCTTTGTAGCAATGTCTGTATTGGTCTGAAAAAAACTTTTAGGACGGATAAAGAGGGGGATGGAGTTTAGATTCTCTTCGAGTCGGGTTTGGTCGGTGAGAAAAATCTCCTCCTCACCCTCTAAAATCGCCATGTGTATCGGTTGAATATTGACGGTAATAACAGTGAGTTTAGGAACACGTGCCACTAAATCATCGAGACCATTTTTGAGTCGTCCGATGATACCGTGAGAGCGGAGGACGAAACGGAGCATCATCGTGCCGTTATGAGCACTTCGGGTAAGGAGGACGTATTTAAGCTCCCCTTTTTTAACACGTACATCATAGGCTTGTATTTTTAGTTCACGCAGCCATGTTTGTATCTGCCCTAGCGCATGTTGCATGCTCACGTCGTACAAAGGGCATTGGATTAGGCTTGATTCTTCTGAGAGCCCTAGCACTATCCCATCACGACTTGGGATAGCCACCATTTTGGCTTTATTACGAAACCCTTTTAGCTGACTCGGGGAGGGTTTAAGCCACTGCTTTGGCTCAAAAGGGTGTAAAAGTTTATGGAGTAATGCACCTTTTTCATTGAGCTGCTCACCGTAAAAAAGGTCGATCATACTGCATGATCTGCACGCATCCGTGTCGTAAAAACTGCAAAAACTCATTTCAACCTTTTATATTCCGGTTGTACTTGCGTCAAAAGAGCTTTGAGGGATCGCGTATAGCCGTCTCTCAAGTCGTCCTATGTGGGAGAGCACCTCATCTGAAGCAGCTTGAAGTTTAATAAAATACTCTTTTGCAAGCTCTTTCTCATGATCACTTAACTTTTTTTTAGAACTAAATAATTTTGAAAAGAACGAACGGTCATTATCGGCAAAATAGATTTTAAAGATTTTCATATACTCATCGTGCAAGGCGAAATGGGCCTTTTCAATCTCTCCCAAACAATCCATATTACCCAATGCATTGAGTTTTTGCCCTTCGCTGTAGAACCACTGACCGAAATTACAATCAGTACCACTCAAAGGGATTGCCCCCTCGTCAATCGGTAATCCCTCGATCAATAATTTAGCTCTCTGAACCCATCGCAGATGGGCTGTTTTTGCATCACCCAAAAGTTGCAGTGTAACAGCCTTGTCCATATTTAACCCTCATTTCGTTATTAATAACGAATTATACAGAATTAACGTTACAAAGATATAATGGTTAAATGTTTAATTTTTAGCCACATATTTTGCATTCGCTCATAATACCTTCGGTTTTGCGTTACGAACATAGTGCAATACGCTCGCAATAATATCGTCGTCATCTTTACTTTTACTTTGCAACGTCTCTTTGACCCCGTTTGTGTACTCGATGGCAATGTTTTGGTTATAGTTGCTCACTGTTTTGATTTTTTTCTCGATACAGAGTACTTTAATCACCATCACCTCAAAAAACTGTTTGGTCGGAGTATCGGCTTTGCCGAAGCGGTCTTCTACCTCTTCGAGAATCTCGTAAATCTCACTCGGCGATTCACAATGACTGAGCCGTCGATAGAGTTCCAAACGCAACCTATCTTCACCCACTACCTCATCACTGATAAAGGCACTGATGGTGAGTTTGATATCGACTTTGGCTTTTACCGCAGTGGTTTGATTGGTGAGGATTTTGATAGCATCTTCGAGCATTCGTAGATAAAGTGAATATCCGATGTTTTTGATATGACCGCTTTGGGCATCGCCAACGAGATTTCCCCCTCCACGAATTTCGAGGTCGTGATAGGCGAGCATCGATCCGCTTCCCAAAAAGGAGTTCGATTCTAATGCTACGAGCCGTTTTTTCGCCTCCTCGGTGAGGTGGTCTTTATCATCGACAATAAAGTAGGCATACCCCTCGATATGCCCCCGTCCGACACGACCGCGAAGTTGATGCAAATCCGCCATCCCGAACCGATCTGCCCCGTCGATAATCATCGTGTTGACCGTCGGCATGTGGATACCCGATTCGATAATTGAGGTGGCTAGCAATACATCGTATTCGCGACCCGCGAATTTGGCGAGTTCTTCTTCGGTTTGGGTTGCACTGATTTGGGAGTGGAGGATGAGGATGCGCAACTCCGGCAAAATCGCCTTCAACTCTCCTGATTTGATAATCATCGAGTCAATCGAGTTGTGTACATAGAACACTTGACCGCCACGGCGAAGCTCCCTCAAAATCACCTCTTTAATCAGTTTTTCATCGTAATTTTTGACAAACGTCCGTACCCCTAAACGCTCACTTGGAGGTGTAAGAAGTTCGGACATTGTTTTAATCGAACTCATTGCCTGATTCAAACTACGCGGAATCGGTGTCGCACTCATAGAGAGGAGGTGGACATTTTCATAGAGATTTTTGAGTTTCTCTTTTTGTTTTACCCCAAATTTGTGCTCTTCATCGATGATAACGAGTCCCAGCTTCGAGCAAGTAACTCCGAAAAGAGCGTGCGTTCCGACAACACAATCAATCTCACCGCTGGCAAGCCCTTTTAGGGTAGCCGTTTTCTCTTTGGTGGTGACGAATCGATCCAATTTCGCTACACGTAATCCAAATACCCCCAACCGCTCTTGGAGTGATTTAAAATGTTGAGAAGAGAGCAATGTCGTAGGTACTACGAGAAGCGATTGATACCCTCCGCGTGCGGCGGCAAAAATAGCGTTCATCGCCACCTCAGTTTTCCCGAAACCGACATCCCCGCTAAGGAGTCGATCCATAATCTGACCAGAACCGATATCGCTGACAATCGATTTTATCGCGTTGGATTGATCGAGGGTATAGTCAAACCCTGCACCACTTTGGAAACGGCGCAATTCCCCCTCATCGACACGAAGAATCGGTGCTTTAATGAGTGCACGACTCGCCGCAATCCCCACAATCTCCGAAGCGATTTCGAACAACCTTGCTTTAACCGACTCTTTGAGTTTACCAAAGCTCCCTTTGCCCAAACGATCAAGTACAGGGAGAGAGCCTGAAGCAATATAGCGATCAATCGTATCGAGGTTTTCGACAGGGAGGAGAAGTTTATCATCCCCCATGTATTTGATGACGACGAGGTCTTTGATACCGCCGAGAATCTCCGCTTGCTCAATCCCGACAAATATCCCTACCCCGTACTCTTCGTGGACGACATAATCGCCTACTTTTAAATCATCGAGAAGAATAGAGGTTTTACGACGGCGACGTTTCTTTTCACGAGAGTTTAGAGAGATTATCACCTCATCTGAACCGATAAGATTGAGGACAATCCCCGCAGTGTGAATCTTTAACCCTTGGGTCTCAAATACCCCTGAACCTTTGAGTTGCGCTTCGCTCGCGGCTATAATGGTAAATTTTTTATTTTTGTGGGCACTGCGTAAAATCTCAAGATTCGGAGCAATAAGCGGAGCATAGTGTTGCGCTTCAGGGATAATTTCTGTTTCGAGATGGGAGCGTGGGATACAGGGGAAATCAAGACCGTATGATTCATCGATCACCGATTTCATCTCACGAATCCGCATCACCGATTTAGAGAGGGTAAAATCAGCCCCCTCATCCCCCAACACCCAAAACCCAAGAGAGGCGATATCTTTAACAAAACTATCACTTTGAGCGTGCGCTATCGCTTTTTCAAAACGTCCGATTTGCTCTTCATCGAGGCTGAAGAAAGCACTGGTTACAGTGATAGAGGCAAGCTCCTCTTTATCGGTTCGTTGCGTCTCCACATCAAACGCTTTAATCTCCTCTACCTCATCATCAAAGAGGCTAATACGGTAAGGATTCGGGGTATTGGGGATAAAAATATCGAGAATATCACCTCGATACGACACCTCACCCTCCATCTCTACCATATCGACAAAACTGTATCCCCATCGGTGGAGAGTATCTTTTAGAGCTTTTAAATCGATTCGTGAGGCAAACTCTATCGTCAAACTTTGTAGTAACGATTCTCTCGGCAACGGGTAAAGGAGTGTCTTTAGGGGAGAGATAATTAACGGTTTTTTGGACGCACTATAATAAGTACGCAATGCCGAAAACAGAGCAAATAACTCTTCGCTAAAAGGGCGTAAATCATCCATATACGAGGGGCGAAAATCGGGAAAAACAACCGCGTTAACCCCTAAAAAACGGCAAACATCCGCGAGTTGATCTGACTCTTTTGTATCCTCGCACAGAAGGATATCAGGTCGTTGTTTCGGATTGTTTTTTAGGTACTCATACCATCGTGCTTGTGACATTCACCCTCTTTAAAAACGTCTCGGCAACGCTGAACGAACCGAAAACTAAATATTCTTTATTACTGTTAATTTCTTCAAATGACCGATACGGAAGATACAATTCATCCAATACCGATTCGAGCAAATGACGCTCCACAATCCGCCCCTCACTTACTTCGATAATCTCGACCGATTCGATAATTGGTTTTAAGATACTCAAAATCTCGCGGTAATCTTTATCACCGTAGGTGTTATAGATGAGGGTTACTTTTCTCCCCTCATAAGAACGTGCTATTGCCTCTGCCGCGAGTGCGTTATGCCCTACGTCCAATGTAATATTGGGCGCAATACGGCTCAATCTCCCGAAAAGGGCATTTTGGTCAAAAAATTGCGATTCAACACGGTATCCTAAAATCTCAAACGCTACCATTGAGAGTTCCAAATTATCGCGCAAATAATCGCTGAGACTGTTTTTTATGGCAATTTGCAATGCCATCTCCACTATCTCATCACGGCACATCTCATCGATACACATCAATAGAGACCCTTTTTCATCGGCGATACGGAGGGCAATACTCTTGGTTTGAGTATGGGGTTGCTTGGCTAATAACGCTTTGGCACTCATGCTACGCAATTTTGTCCCAGCAATCGATTCGATGGTGGTTCCTAAAAATGCGGCATGGTCAAAATCGATAGGGGTAAAAACACTCAATACTTTTTCAAAAGCGTTGGTAGCATCAAACTCACCACCTAGCCCCGCTTCACATACGATGTAATCGCATCCATCAAAAGCAATCAAAGAGAGCAATGTGGTGTATTCAAAATAGCTCAACGCATCACGGCTTTGGCTATCTAATATCCCATAGAGTTTTTGATGAGCAGACTCTAGTGCCTCATCACTGATTTCACCGCCATCAATCCATAACCGCTCATTAAACGCAAGAATATGGGGAGAGGTATAATGCCCTATTTTTTTACCTGCACGGTGCAGTGCGGTTGCTAAAAAACGCCCAGTAGAGCCTTTGCCGTTAGTACCGACGAGATGGATGATTTGAGGGAGAGGCAATTGTTCTTTTATCGATGCATAAATTCGGGGAAAACGTCGGACGTCGATCTCTTCGTAAAAAAGAGGTTTCGCGCAGAGAAAAGAGTCTAAATTCATGCAGGCTCGACGCGGTTACGCCCTTTTTTCTTTGCCGCATATAACTGTTCATCCGCTCCCAAAAGGGTATTATTCAACGATGCATAGCTACTACGTTCAGCAATTCCGACACTCACCGTGAGGTTGATTCGTTTCTCTTGATACATAAAACGTGCTTCTTCGACATGAAGGCGTACTTTATTCGCAAAATTTTTCGCCCCTTCAAGATTCGTATCTCCTAAAATTGCCAAAAACTCTTCACCTCCGAAACGTCCGATGATATCATTGGTACGTCCCTCTTCTTTTAAAATACGTGAAAAAGCTTTGAGAACCATATCACCGGCATCATGCCCGTAGGTATCATTAACCGCTTTAAAATGGTCCAAATCAAACATCGCAATACAGTAATGTCTTCCGTGACGTTCGTAATCAGCCTCTTTTAGAAGTAAAAACTCATCTATTGCCCGTTTGTTATACAGTTTAGTCAAAAAGTCCTCACGGGATGCTTGATTTGCTTCTGCTAATTCTGCTTCGAGTGTTGCAATACGAGTCCCCATATGAACCACTTGCTCGTTGTGTGATTTCAAATCTTTACTCAACACTTCCACTTTCTCTTCTAAGGCACTTGCGATACTGTAAAGCCGTTTGTGAGCTGTTTTAAAATCACCTGTTTTATCAGCAGTTAATCCCTCTAAATCTTTTTTAATCGATTTGATCTCTACACTGGAAATATCGCTTCGTTCAATCAAATCAATGAGCTGTGCGGAGAGTTTTCCGAGTAGTTCATCCAAAGAACGAATCAATTCATTGACACTTTTTTTATCCAATGCAATCCGCATCGCAATCGCTGTTTTTATCTCATTATCAAACGTGGCATGGGAGATATAATCAGGCTCTTCATGAACTTTTTGAGCAAGTTTTGAGAGATCATCTGACATTTTTGGGGCGATTGAGGGGGAAAGACCCAAAATAATCAACGATGCTACTTCTTTATAATTTGCCCCTCCGTTTATCTGTGCATCACCGCTTAATCCCTCTACCGTTTTTTTGAGATTACGCTTGTCAACATCCCCAAACTGTGCAAGTTTTGTTAAAAACGCATCATCATAGACGGTAACAAAATTTTCCCATGCTTGTCGCAAAAGTTCTATTTGGGTTTTTCCCCCTTGGGTCTCCAAAATCGTAATGGTTTTTTTAGCCAAAGCCGACGCATCAGGGTTGTGTAGCAAATCGGTACTTTTTGCCATAACCTGCGTTAAAGAGCTCAATGTTTCGACCAAAACCGATGCTTCACTGGGATTCATACGACTCATTTTTGAAATCAAAAATCGGATTAACTCTTGCGCTGTTTTGACCCGATACTGCTTCACTTCCTCTTGGGTCTTTTTATCCATCAGAGGGATAAAACGGTCAATCCCGCTACAATCCTCAACTGCAAATCCCGCTTTTTTAGCTTCACTGCAAAAAGTCTCACTGTATACATCGGGAGTCCATACTTTGCCCTCTATTTTTAAGCGCTCAACTGTATTACGTACAATCTGATTAATCGTCATTTTGATTCCCCTCTTGAACCTTGTGCCGCTACTTGTGCGATAAAATTATCAATCCCTTTTTGTGATGCTTGACGTATCGCTTCAAAACGGGCTTGATCAGAGATAATAGCATTGGGTTTGATATCAAAATCATACATTCCTGAGACATGATAGTTTTCGTTTGTGTTTAGAGATGTTCGACCAACCCCCATCGAAACGGTTGTACGGTAAGTAATAACATAACCGTTCGTATCATAACGGAGTGGTGAAAATCCAACCGAAGTGATGGAAAATTTGAGGTGTGTTTTAGAACTCTCTTTTCCCACTAAAGCCGTGCGAAATTTTGTTATGACGGCAATATCTACCGCATCTTTTATAATTACTGTATTTTGAGGATCTTCCATAGAGATAACAACCTCAGTACTAACACTTTCACCGACTACATTTTTAGCATAATGACTCGCCGGAGCATAACCGCATCCGCTTATCATCAATGCCAATGCAAGTGCAAGTACCAACTTCATCTCTATCCTTTGATAACCAAGTTAACGAGCTTCCCAGGGACAACAATCGATTTTACCATCTCTTTCCCTTCAATCCACTTTTCAACAGCGTTTTTAGCAACCTCTATGATTGCCTCGTCACTCTCATTAACGCCTACTTCGATAGTAGCACGATTTTTTCCATTGACCGAAACACCCAAAACCAGTGCGTCTACTTCAAACACTTCCTCTAAAACAACTTGTTCTTTAAGATTGTGTCGGTTGAAAAGCTCGGTGGAGAGTTCCCAACATAGATGAGGGATAATCGGCTCCA comes from Sulfuricurvum sp. and encodes:
- a CDS encoding DEAD/DEAH box helicase, coding for MSQARWYEYLKNNPKQRPDILLCEDTKESDQLADVCRFLGVNAVVFPDFRPSYMDDLRPFSEELFALFSALRTYYSASKKPLIISPLKTLLYPLPRESLLQSLTIEFASRIDLKALKDTLHRWGYSFVDMVEMEGEVSYRGDILDIFIPNTPNPYRISLFDDEVEEIKAFDVETQRTDKEELASITVTSAFFSLDEEQIGRFEKAIAHAQSDSFVKDIASLGFWVLGDEGADFTLSKSVMRIREMKSVIDESYGLDFPCIPRSHLETEIIPEAQHYAPLIAPNLEILRSAHKNKKFTIIAASEAQLKGSGVFETQGLKIHTAGIVLNLIGSDEVIISLNSREKKRRRRKTSILLDDLKVGDYVVHEEYGVGIFVGIEQAEILGGIKDLVVIKYMGDDKLLLPVENLDTIDRYIASGSLPVLDRLGKGSFGKLKESVKARLFEIASEIVGIAASRALIKAPILRVDEGELRRFQSGAGFDYTLDQSNAIKSIVSDIGSGQIMDRLLSGDVGFGKTEVAMNAIFAAARGGYQSLLVVPTTLLSSQHFKSLQERLGVFGLRVAKLDRFVTTKEKTATLKGLASGEIDCVVGTHALFGVTCSKLGLVIIDEEHKFGVKQKEKLKNLYENVHLLSMSATPIPRSLNQAMSSIKTMSELLTPPSERLGVRTFVKNYDEKLIKEVILRELRRGGQVFYVHNSIDSMIIKSGELKAILPELRILILHSQISATQTEEELAKFAGREYDVLLATSIIESGIHMPTVNTMIIDGADRFGMADLHQLRGRVGRGHIEGYAYFIVDDKDHLTEEAKKRLVALESNSFLGSGSMLAYHDLEIRGGGNLVGDAQSGHIKNIGYSLYLRMLEDAIKILTNQTTAVKAKVDIKLTISAFISDEVVGEDRLRLELYRRLSHCESPSEIYEILEEVEDRFGKADTPTKQFFEVMVIKVLCIEKKIKTVSNYNQNIAIEYTNGVKETLQSKSKDDDDIIASVLHYVRNAKPKVL
- the rlmC gene encoding 23S rRNA (uracil(747)-C(5))-methyltransferase RlmC, which translates into the protein MSFCSFYDTDACRSCSMIDLFYGEQLNEKGALLHKLLHPFEPKQWLKPSPSQLKGFRNKAKMVAIPSRDGIVLGLSEESSLIQCPLYDVSMQHALGQIQTWLRELKIQAYDVRVKKGELKYVLLTRSAHNGTMMLRFVLRSHGIIGRLKNGLDDLVARVPKLTVITVNIQPIHMAILEGEEEIFLTDQTRLEENLNSIPLFIRPKSFFQTNTDIATKLYKTASEWAGESKPKIIWDLFCGVGGFALHCATPERHIVGIEIEAEAIACAQESAKRIGFENLTFKALDAASFGAESGERADVIIVNPPRRGLGEQLCKWLERVGSERILYSSCNAQSLAKDLENLSGYRVNRVQLFDMFPHTAHFETLVELVKN
- a CDS encoding CZB domain-containing protein, with product MDKAVTLQLLGDAKTAHLRWVQRAKLLIEGLPIDEGAIPLSGTDCNFGQWFYSEGQKLNALGNMDCLGEIEKAHFALHDEYMKIFKIYFADNDRSFFSKLFSSKKKLSDHEKELAKEYFIKLQAASDEVLSHIGRLERRLYAIPQSSFDASTTGI
- a CDS encoding bifunctional folylpolyglutamate synthase/dihydrofolate synthase, whose product is MNLDSFLCAKPLFYEEIDVRRFPRIYASIKEQLPLPQIIHLVGTNGKGSTGRFLATALHRAGKKIGHYTSPHILAFNERLWIDGGEISDEALESAHQKLYGILDSQSRDALSYFEYTTLLSLIAFDGCDYIVCEAGLGGEFDATNAFEKVLSVFTPIDFDHAAFLGTTIESIAGTKLRSMSAKALLAKQPHTQTKSIALRIADEKGSLLMCIDEMCRDEIVEMALQIAIKNSLSDYLRDNLELSMVAFEILGYRVESQFFDQNALFGRLSRIAPNITLDVGHNALAAEAIARSYEGRKVTLIYNTYGDKDYREILSILKPIIESVEIIEVSEGRIVERHLLESVLDELYLPYRSFEEINSNKEYLVFGSFSVAETFLKRVNVTSTMV